TTCTTATCGCTTCCagttctttatactttttttagTTGGTTCCTCAAagccttcttttcttcctctgattTTTAAGTTTGTAACAAACACctactttgtttttttcattttaatttaattagacACCAGGGAGCCCATTGGAGGGCTCGTACTTCTTGGGCTTGGGAACAGTTAATTGACAGAGAGAGGGACAGTGTGGCCTTCTGAAAGACTCCTGGGATAGGGGCCAGAAAATCTGGCCTCTGGGCCTGACTCCACTATACTGACTTGGGCAAGTGACCTCCTCACTGCCTTAGTTTCCCCATGTATTAAAATGGTTAAATCTACAGGCTTCtgttggggaggatatagctcagtgtgAGAATGTTTGGTTAGcaagtacaaggtcctgggttcaatccccagtacttccattaaaaaataaatgaataaataaacctaattactcctccccaccccccaattttttaaaaagctattaaaaaaaaatccacaggctTTTGGGTCAGACCATCTAGGATTCCAGGCCTGGTTCTGCtacctactagctgtgtgaccttgggaaacctgcttaacctctctgaatctcagtgtcctcatctataaaaactGGAATATCACAATAACCATCAGtttggttgtgaggattaaattaaacaTGTGAAGCACTTAgcccactgcctggcacatagcagacacTAAAAAAATGTCagcattatcatcatcatcatgcaATGTTTGAAGATTAAGTAAGATGATGGAAAAGCTTTAGAGGTCTTAGGAAGAAAGGCTTTAAATAAAAGCCAAATGTATTATTCACAGGcctatcttctttttttcttgcaaCTGCACTGCAGTTCCCCACTCACTTTGATCCAAGGTTTTTACCCCAAGGTTTATAAGTACCTTTAttactttttgctttttgttgtcgTCCCGTCcttcctgccccagcctctgcttGTCTGTCCTAGGCTGGCTCTTGGGCACAGCTTGCGTCTAAGCTAGCTGCCCAAGTTGCAGACCTTGGGAGTATCTCCcacctctgcaccttcccaaccCCATGCCTCAGAAGCTCGCACATTAAGTCAGTCAGCAATTTAGCTAAACCCCCCAGGTTTCCACCCTAGCAGCCTGCTGGGTGTGCCCGTACTCCCTGCCTTCACTTAGAGGCCTGAAGATGCCCAATGATGCCAGCCACTCCTTCTTGGGGAGCCCCTGAGGTAGTCCTCCAAAGAAAGCCCCCACCCTCCATTGGCATCAGCCTTACGCCCCAGCAACCTGCCTTGACGCCAATTTTCTCCCCATTTATGCAGGCTGTCTTGCCCTTCTGCTGAGCTATCTTCCTGTGTCCCTACCAGTTTTCCTTTGGCCTACGTTAAGTCAGACTTTCTGGGGTCTGACATTCCAAGCCCCCCACTAGGCACTTCTcatctttgtttatcttttctctaCAGTGTCTCCACCCCTACGTGGATGTTTGTTAGcttgtttattaaattttcttatCCTTGTTTGTCATCCATTTATTTCAGTGTGGGTGTATCAGCTTTGTTGGGTGCTGGCAGCCTCCTGCCCAGCTCTGACCCTAGAGGGTCAGAGGCCTTTTGGCTTCCACCCAGCTCAAGCCCTGTCTTTGCTGGTTCAGAGTTCCCTGGGGGTAAGGCTGAGCAGAGGAAAAATGATGCCTGGCTCCACCATAGGCAGGAAGAGGCTAAGGGGCCCTGGCTCCTAACCTCCCATGGTTTGAAGCAATGTGTTTGAAAAACATCTTAGCACAGAGCTCTCTGCTGTCTCTTTTCTCCCCACTGGCTTGAATCTAAACTTGTGGGAGGATCTAGATCCCTACTCTTTGCTCTTGAGAGCAGAGGCAGCGCTGGCCCTCTGGCCCTACCTTGTGCAAAGAGGTCCGTTCCACCAGCTGGAAGGGAGCAGGGTCAATTTTGCAGTCACTGAAGTTGACAGGTTCATCGAGTTGCTGCTCCTCCCACTCTAGAATCTGAGGGAACAAGACTAGGAGGGTTAGGGAGAAGGTGCCAATAGCTGTTCTCACCTCCCTAAAAGTTGACTTTCCCTTTTTCCTATCCCATGGTCCCTCCCACAGGGACAGTAGCCAAGGTGATGACTGAACACATCCAGGAAGAAACAGAGTCCAGAGTCCAGTCACACCTTACCTCCTCAGGGGTCATCTCGCCTTCCAGGTCGGAGTCGCtctaggagagaggaaggaaggttgGCACCTAGGAGCTGAGGAGGTGGCTGTATCTCCCCAGCTCAGGGGAGGCTTGCCCGGCCTAGACCCTGGCCCTCCCTGTCTAGTGCTTCTGAGCTTTAGGCAGAAAGGGAGCACTCACCGCCAGGGAGATTCGGACCCGCTTCAGCTTGCGCTTGTCACATTTTTCCGACTTCTCCAACTTTGTTAGAGCCAAACCAGAGAGAAGAGGAGTTGATGTtatagggaggagggaggtgagggaaAGTGGTGGGCCAGGAGGAAGGGCACACTGCAGGGACAGAGCTGGTATTTAGGAGGGCAGATGGGCCAGGAGGCAGGCACTGCAGGGTTAATGGAGAGGTGGTCTCAGCATCAGAGAGAGAGGTGGAAAGAAAGAGCCAGATGGAGAGGCTCCAAACACTCACCTCTGAAGCAGCCTCGGGAGGTGGGCTGCCACAGAAGAGGCTTCTGAGGGCAATGCCTGCCTGCTCCATGTTCCCTGTGTTCCCAAACACAAGGACCCGAGGGCAAGGTCATCTTTGCCAGAAAGGACCAGGAGAGGTGACGAGGGCAAGGGGAGAGGCGTCCCAGTTCGACTCCTGGCCCATCTGGACAGCGTCTTAGCTGGGATGTGCTCCAGTAGAAAGGCTGGGCAGGGATCCTAGTGGGTCTCAGGGGCTGGGCTCTGGCTCTGTTGGAGGACAGAAGGCTAGCAGGAGATGGGCTCACCTGTGGGACTCTCCTTGAGGTCTGTGGTGTTGCTGGGGCCCCTCTTGAGAGCAGGCTTCAGGGGCTTGTGCATCTCCCCCCGGACTGCAGGGAAGCCTGAGTCCTCTGTGTCTACCTGCACAGACAGAAAGGAGTTGGGGAGCCTGTGGCCCCAGACCACCTCTATGTCGCCCTCCCAATCAGTCTACACAATGACATTTAGGAAGTCTGGGTGCCTCCACCGTGGGCCTTTTCCCCTCACCTGGAAGCGGACAGAGGTCTCAGGGCTGGGGGGATTCTCCTGATCAGAGGGTGAGGCAGTCTGGGCAGCGCGGCGCTCCTGCATGTACTGCCGCCGGCGGGCTGGGCTCAGTTGGGCCCCCAGCAATGCCACCACCTGCGAGCGTTCGATGGAGCCCAGGAGGATCATGGACTCTGGATGGAGCAGGTGGGAGGGTTCAGGAGCCGTGAATGAGGCCCTCTTACCCTCTGGCCTTCTCTCACACTCAGCATGGGGCCTTGGACACAGGCCACACATTCGAGGAAACCCTGGCTGGCAGTGCTGGCTTACTCCCTTTGAAACCAAGGAGACTTGTCCTGAGCTCCTGCCCCGCCCATTTCTTGAGCAGCGACCCTGGGAGATGACCCTGACCCTAGGAGATGACCCTGTTAGATGACCCTAGCACCTGGGCCCCTTCCTGGTCTCACCAGGGGACTCTACTAGGGCCAACATGCGACCCTTGGTCCTGTGCAGTGCCAACCGCAGGTCCCGGAAGGTGCAGCTGAGGGCCACGTGGGGAACATCCCGAACCATGATGTCCTCCACTCGCACCCGGTACTGCCTGAGGGTGGAGAAAGGCACTTGGTTTGTGGTCAGCATGGGGAGGGTAGCCCGGAGCACAACCATCCCAGGGCCATAAGGAAAGCCTCAAAGCCTATGAGGAAAAGGGCTAAGCATCAAGGAGTACCCACTGACTTCGTTCTGATCAGGTGGGCCAGCCATAGCTCCCCCAGGGAGTGGACAAGGTCAGCTCTGACTAGGAGGGAGCAGGGTGGCTGATCTCCCAGCCTCACTGGCTGAGGACCTTCTTGGAGGTGGGTGTGAGGGGGTCCTAGGATGCCTtctgcccctccctcaccccccaccccccatcaccCAGTCCTTCGTACTGGTGGCGGCCCCAGCCCAGCTCAGGCAGATAGGGCAGTTTCTTGATTCGGATGATGCTGTCATAGAGTGAGGGCTGTAGGCTCTGGGCAACGGCGTTGGCCAGGATGACGGCGATCATAACAGGCAGGATGTGGGCGATCTGGCCTGTGAGCTCGAACACAATCACGGCCGTGGACACTGTGTGTGTCACTGCTCCTGCCAGTGCAGCTGCCCCTGCGGACAGCCACACTCAGTCTCTCAGAGTGCCCAGGTCCCAGACGACCCTCCCCACCCAGACACAGTCCTGTAGGACCGCTTGAGGCCACTCAGTACAATTCTGGGGAGTGGGTTTCTGCATCTGAAGGAAGCCTAGTTTCTGCCAGCAGGGGGCACCAAAGCCTCAGGCCCTGTGCCCTGACGAGTTTTCCAAGACAGACTGGGACCAGGAGCACTCACCCACCACTGCATAGCCTCCGGGCACAATCCGGTAAGTGCTGCTATCTGTGTGAATCCCATCTGGGAACCAAGCAGCCATGCTTTCACCCACCAGACGCCCAAATGCTGCTCCTttagggaggggggtgggaagagaaacaggtagtggagggggagggcagggacaCTAGGAAGAGAGAGGGTCAGAGGGTAGGGAAGGGGCCAGTGGGTCATTCAGTGCAGAGGACTGCCCTgcaggggttggggttggggctgggctggggctggggctggggctggaccaAAACCCCTTCCCAGGTAGAGAGGGGATGGACAGGGGTGGCCAGAGGGTGCAGGCTGGGAGAATAGGCAGCTGAAGACTCACCAATGACAAAGACAGGCATGAAGGCCCCGCAGGGCACTGGGATGGTGGTGGCCAGTGCAGACATCCAGAACTGCAGGCAGGAGGTCGTTCAAACAGGGAGAGGCGCCACCTGGCCCCAGGCAGCCCCCAGCTTCACCCCAGAAGCCTACCTTCCTTATTAGTCAGGCACAAACATCCCAGCTATCTCAGAATCCCCCAGAGgtaaagaaaaagggaaggacTCCGGAACCAGGTGGCTTGGGTTCAAATCTTCACTCTGCCATCtaaagctgtgtgactttgggccagtTACTTAACCACTTTCTGCCTCAACTTCCCATCTTTAAAACAAGGGTACTTAATAGTACCTTTGCCATAGCATTGTGGTGAAGCTTAAAGGGAGTTAATATTTTGAAAGTTCTTAGATTGTGCCCGGCATAATCACAGTAAGCCTATGTTgcgtatatatatgtaaacagcCGCACCTTCATGAGAATGAAGATGACCAAGGTGAGGAAGACGTTGGCGCGTGGTGGGCTCCAGGCCTGTGAGGTTCCGGGTGGCTCTAGCTCCTCCATCAGACCCTGGCGGACCCATGTCCGGTTGTCAAACAGGGTGACCAGTGTCTCTTTCTGTGAGAGCTATAGATGGACAGGGTTCCTCAGGCTGGGGAACTGACAAGATGAAGGGAAGGGGCCCACAGGAGAGCAAGGGCTGTTGGATTTAGAAGGGACGCATGCCAAGAGAAAACACAATTCCTGTTCTTCCTGGGGTTACCTGTCCGGCCATGAACTGTCCAAAGCCAGGCGGAAAGGTCAGAGTAGAGATGAGCAGGGTCACCAGTGCCGGGAAGAGCAGGCGTCTAGAGATGTAGGTTTCACAGCATCAAACACCTACTACAGACTGGTGATAGGTTTGGGTGCCCTCACATACCTCAGGGCCGAGGCCATAGGAGAGCGTTGGCTCTTACATAAAAGGACGC
This portion of the Vicugna pacos chromosome 1, VicPac4, whole genome shotgun sequence genome encodes:
- the CLCN2 gene encoding chloride channel protein 2 isoform X3, whose product is MAAAAGAAGVAEEGMEPRALQYEQTLMYGRYTQDLGAFAKEEAARIRLGGPEPWRGPPSPRATPELLEYGQSRCARCHTQQWMSRGLNTSLLLQYLAWVTYPVVLITFSAGFTQILAPQAVGSGIPEMKTILRGVVLKEYLTLKTFVAKVIGLTCALGSGMPLGKEGPFVHIASMCAALLSKFLSLFGGIYENESRNTEMLAAACAVGVGCCFAAPIGGVLFSIEVTSTFFAVRNYWRGFFAATFSAFIFRVLAVWNRDEETITALFKTRFRLDFPFDLQELPAFAVIGIASGFGGALFVYLNRKIVQVMRKQKTINRFLMKKRLLFPALVTLLISTLTFPPGFGQFMAGQLSQKETLVTLFDNRTWVRQGLMEELEPPGTSQAWSPPRANVFLTLVIFILMKFWMSALATTIPVPCGAFMPVFVIGAAFGRLVGESMAAWFPDGIHTDSSTYRIVPGGYAVVGAAALAGAVTHTVSTAVIVFELTGQIAHILPVMIAVILANAVAQSLQPSLYDSIIRIKKLPYLPELGWGRHQQYRVRVEDIMVRDVPHVALSCTFRDLRLALHRTKGRMLALVESPESMILLGSIERSQVVALLGAQLSPARRRQYMQERRAAQTASPSDQENPPSPETSVRFQVDTEDSGFPAVRGEMHKPLKPALKRGPSNTTDLKESPTGNMEQAGIALRSLFCGSPPPEAASELEKSEKCDKRKLKRVRISLASDSDLEGEMTPEEILEWEEQQLDEPVNFSDCKIDPAPFQLVERTSLHKTHTIFSLLGVDHAYVTSIGRLIGIVTLKELRKAIEGSVTAQGVKVRPPLASFRDSATSSSDTETTEVHALWGPRSRHGLPREGSPSDSDDKCQ
- the CLCN2 gene encoding chloride channel protein 2 isoform X4; translation: MKTILRGVVLKEYLTLKTFVAKVIGLTCALGSGMPLGKEGPFVHIASMCAALLSKFLSLFGGIYENESRNTEMLAAACAVGVGCCFAAPIGGVLFSIEVTSTFFAVRNYWRGFFAATFSAFIFRVLAVWNRDEETITALFKTRFRLDFPFDLQELPAFAVIGIASGFGGALFVYLNRKIVQVMRKQKTINRFLMKKRLLFPALVTLLISTLTFPPGFGQFMAGQLSQKETLVTLFDNRTWVRQGLMEELEPPGTSQAWSPPRANVFLTLVIFILMKFWMSALATTIPVPCGAFMPVFVIGAAFGRLVGESMAAWFPDGIHTDSSTYRIVPGGYAVVGAAALAGAVTHTVSTAVIVFELTGQIAHILPVMIAVILANAVAQSLQPSLYDSIIRIKKLPYLPELGWGRHQQYRVRVEDIMVRDVPHVALSCTFRDLRLALHRTKGRMLALVESPESMILLGSIERSQVVALLGAQLSPARRRQYMQERRAAQTASPSDQENPPSPETSVRFQVDTEDSGFPAVRGEMHKPLKPALKRGPSNTTDLKESPTGNMEQAGIALRSLFCGSPPPEAASELEKSEKCDKRKLKRVRISLASDSDLEGEMTPEEILEWEEQQLDEPVNFSDCKIDPAPFQLVERTSLHKTHTIFSLLGVDHAYVTSIGRLIGIVTLKELRKAIEGSVTAQGVKVRPPLASFRDSATSSSDTETTEVHALWGPRSRHGLPREGSPSDSDDKCQ